A region from the Vicia villosa cultivar HV-30 ecotype Madison, WI linkage group LG3, Vvil1.0, whole genome shotgun sequence genome encodes:
- the LOC131659173 gene encoding uncharacterized protein LOC131659173, producing the protein MAVREDIHYYQPLWDQMQVNSRFSMKKVYDRAMDVVVEVNWKHMIQKNYARPRAILYLCLSYHGRLATKARLKRFGFIHEDTCVQCKVKVETIDHLLFECSETNKIWKEVLGWLGINHQPQRWEHELEWIKSDTKNKISLAGILKICIAETIYEVWCYRNAVIFGNNSDSMSITKNIIDVISYRGWVHQKYRKG; encoded by the coding sequence ATGGCTGTCAGGGAAGACATTCATTACTATCAACCTTTATGGGATCAAATGCAGGTTAACAGTAGATTTTCCATGAAGAAGGTGTATGATAGAGCTATGGATGTGGTTGTTGAGGTTAATTGGAAACACATGATTCAAAAGAATTATGCGAGGCCTAGAGCTATTTTATACTTATGTTTATCATACCATGGTCGTTTAGCCACAAAAGCCAGGTTAAAAAGATTTGGCTTCATTCATGAAGATACTTGTGTGCAATGTAAAGTGAAAGTTGAAACCATAGACCATCTACTGTTTGAATGCAGTGagacaaacaagatttggaaagaGGTCCTTGGATGGCTGGGTATCAACCATCAACCTCAACGTTGGGAGCATGAGCTTGAATGGATAAAGAGCGATACTAAAAACAAAATCAGTCTAGCTGGTATTCTGAAAATATGCATAGCTGAGACAATCTATGAAGTATGGTGTTATAGAAATGCTGTCATATTTGGGAATAATTCGGATAGTATGAGCATAACCAAGAACATCATTGATGTTATTTCTTATAGAGGGTGGGTACACCAAAAATATAGAAAAGGCTAG